The DNA region AGATTTTAGACAAAGAGGAGAGTATATATGAATAAGAAAAAAGCAAAATATATAGTAATTCCATTTTTGTCAATGATAACCGTATTCTTTTTAATGAATATATTTATTTCAAATAAAAAAGTAAGTATCATAGAAAATAGGAATTTAGAAAAAAAACCAACGATTAAAGATTTAATAGATGGCACCTATATCTCTAAATTTGAAAAGTATTATACAGATCATTTTGTATTTAGAGAAGAAATGACTAGTATAAATAGAATGTTCGAGTTCAAACTAGATAAATCTGAAGTTGGCAATTATTATCTTGGTGAGGATAATTGGATTTTAGGCAAGTTTCCTCAGGTATTAACATCTGGTAGTCAGAAGGAATATACTGATGCCATAAATGAATTAGCAAAGATTAGTCATAATTTAGGGAAGGATGTATACTTTGCATTAACACCTCATAAAACCAATATGCTTAAGCACTTATACCCTAAGTTTGTTGATAATACAGAGAATATAAATATTAACAAGGAGTCTTTTAAATCTCGACTCAATTCAAATATTATAAGATTTTTAGATATGGATGAATATATGTTAAATAAGTTTAGTGATAAAGAACGTGAAAAGTTGTATTTTAAAACTGACCACCATTGGAATGGATTAGGAGCTTTTGAAGGTTTTAAATTGATGGTTGAGAAAATGAATCTAGGTATTTCATCTCCGATGTTAGAAGAACATTTTAGTAAATATAAAACTATGAAGTATAAGGAAAAGGATTTTATCGGTAGTTATAATAGAAACTTAAATATGATAGTGGATGAAAAGGAATATCCAATATATGTTTATTTAGAAAATCAAGATTATAAATATTTTTTAAATGATGGTAAAAAAGATAAAAGAGCAGAGGAAATAGATGTTATTGCTACTTCAAGAAACAAAAAG from Alkaliphilus flagellatus includes:
- a CDS encoding alginate O-acetyltransferase AlgX-related protein; amino-acid sequence: MNKKKAKYIVIPFLSMITVFFLMNIFISNKKVSIIENRNLEKKPTIKDLIDGTYISKFEKYYTDHFVFREEMTSINRMFEFKLDKSEVGNYYLGEDNWILGKFPQVLTSGSQKEYTDAINELAKISHNLGKDVYFALTPHKTNMLKHLYPKFVDNTENININKESFKSRLNSNIIRFLDMDEYMLNKFSDKEREKLYFKTDHHWNGLGAFEGFKLMVEKMNLGISSPMLEEHFSKYKTMKYKEKDFIGSYNRNLNMIVDEKEYPIYVYLENQDYKYFLNDGKKDKRAEEIDVIATSRNKKKWDYGGAYIRGNVCNILKIKNDDALIDKKILVFRDSYQAPTTLLFADLFSEVLFVDPRNIGNIHMTYEQIIKNTDSDIIMFMYNSSGFDSMVQTMIDKGIM